The genomic region TTGGAAGAAGGCGATATCAAGTTAAAAGTAAAAAGTGATTTAACAAATATGTATGTCCTAATAGAAAAAGAGGGTTGGTCACTAAATGAGGATCGTCTTTATTTAGGAATGAATGTAACACCATTAAGCGGCTCTAAAAACTGGAAAGACGAAGCAAATTTTAATACAGAAGCGGATTTTATTGTAAAGTTAGCGGGATATAACGAATCTCGTATTGTTGTAAATGAGCGATATAACCTGTTTAGCTATCTCTATAAGTATTACGATAACATTATCGAGAAACAAACAGAGATTCCTGTAAAAGACAGTTCTAGATTTGAGTCTATCTACTTATTAAATAGGAAAAACTTTTATTTAAAAGATAGTAATCAAGTTGAGCCACCAATATACTACGAAACAGGCAAACTCGTCTATGGAGACGATCATCCAGAAAGTGACGCCTTCCATTCTAATGCGGATTTCAATAAAGAAGGCGATAAAGTTGAATTGAAAATACCGTGGTCTTTAATAAATGTGGTGGATCCTTTAAATCAAAAAGCTTACGGTGATTTCTATTTAGAAGGACCCGATGCACAAGTGCCAATGAAAACAATGGGTTTTTCAGTTAATTACCAAGGCCATGAGCAAACAGTTGTCACTGAAGAAGCAAACTATGTGATGGATAAGTTAGAACCAACACTTTATTATGAGCGTTTAAAAGATTCCTATTACATACTAAAAAATTATTGGCAGGGAAGAAGTGAATAAGATGACTGTCTATGTTGCGTACGCTAGTTTTATATTATTTGTTTTATTACTTTTTTTAGTAAATGCTTATTTTTTGATATCCTTGAACCTTGATAAAAGACAAGACGTTCGAGTAGAAGAAAAAAAAGAGCAACTAAAAGCGGCCTACAAAAATATTCTTGAAGATAAAGAAAAGATACTCGCATCAAAAGAGTTATTGAAAAAAAGTTTAGATCGTAAGACAAATATTGAAGCCTTTTACTATGCTACAAAAGAATATCAAGCTAAGACTTCTCATCCAGAAGAACTGCTGGCTTTATTAGAAGAAACGATTGATATCAACAAAATTTTAAAAAGTGGGATTGTACGAAAAGAATACAAGGAAAGCTATGCCCTTTACTTATTGGCCGAGTTTCATTTAAGCAATCATCAAACCGGTATTTTTGCTTTATCAGCTCTTACCCACCATTCTTTACACGTTAGGAACAATGCTTTAAATGTGATTAATAAAAATAGAGACATTACCTTTTTTATGGATGCAGTTGAGATTATTAATAGTAAAAGATTTTACTTTAATGATAAAACAATTACAGATTTCTTTGATAACTATCAAGGGAATCAAAACGAAATGCACCAACTTATCTATGAAAAAATGGATACTTATAACCTTAACCTTAGAAAAAATATAATGAATCATTTTATTAATGTAAATGAAGATCATCCTGCTATTAAAGACAAGATGCTCGATTTGTTGCAGCAAACAACTGATAAAGAAATGATCATTTCAACGTTAAGGTACTTTAATAAAATTGTGGACCAGAGAGTGAAAGCAGACGTTTTAAAAAGCATGGAAAGTCCGGACTGGGAAGTGCGTGCAACAAGCGCTCGGGTGATACGTCAATATCCTGGTCAAGATACCGTCCAGATGTTGAAAAAAGGATTAACTGATGTAAACTATTTTGTCAGATATAATAGTGCCGAATCATTTTTAAACCTTGTAGACAGTGAACTGGTCTTAAAAGAAGTGATTGAAAATGAAGATCGGTTCGCAAGAGATACGCTGCTCTATTTTATGAATACAAAAGGACTACTTAGTTTGCAAGAATATGAAGACTTGTTAGAAGAAAATAATAAAAATAAAAGTAGAGAAGAGGTCATCATGGTATGAGTATCATTACGTTGATTTATAAACTCAATCAGTTTTTCTTCTTTTATATGTTTTTGTATGCAGTCGTCTTTTTTATTACAACCATTTTATCAGCTTTTAACTTAGATGATTTTTTTAAAAGAAAAAAACATATGAGCCAAACTGTTATCAATAATAAGGGGAATTATATTCCTATTTCTATTTTGGTTCCAGCTTACAATGAAGAAGTGACCATTGTTGATAGCATTCTCTCGCTTTTAAATTTGGATTATCCTTCATTTGAAATTGTCATTGTTAATGACGGTTCGAAGGACAAGACAGTCGAAACCGTTATAGATTTCTTTAAGTTGAAAAAGGTTTCTAAACCTTACCGAAGAATGGTTGAATCAAAAGAAGCACTCGGCATTTACGAGGGTGGTGAAGGTATAAAAATTATCCTCGTTGATAAACCAAACGGGGGAAAATCCGACGCTTTAAATATGGGCATAAATATTTGTTCCTTCCCTACTTTCTTATGTGTGGACGCCGATTCAATGTTACAGTCAGATGCACTTCAAAGAATTGTTGAGCCTTTCTTAGAAGATGATACAACTGTTGCAGTAGGCGGAAACATTAAAATATCAAACCATGTAGCAATCGAGAATGGACAAGTTTTAGATGTGGAAACACCCAAAAAGCCTATTGTAATCTTCCAACTAATTGAATATTTGCGTGTATTTTTAAACTCACGTATCTCTTTAAATGGAATCAACGGAAATCTGATTATTTCAGGGGCCTTTGGGTTATACAGCAAACAGGCGGTTATAAATGTGGGTGGGTATACAAACGGTCTAATGGGCGAGGATATGGAAATCGTGATGAAAATTCACTCTTATTATAGAAAAAATAACTTAGCTTATGAAACGTCTTATGTTCCTGATGCAATCTGTTGGACTCAAGTTCCAGAGGATTTACAAACACTAAAAAGACAAAGAAGAAGATGGCACGTAGGGCTAGGCCAAAGTTTAAAAATGCATAAATATATGTTTTTAAATCCTAAATATGGGCTTGTAGGAATGATATCATTTCCTTACTTTTTATTTTTTGAATATATCACACCCTTTTTAGAAGTGATTGGTATCGTAAC from Jeotgalibaca dankookensis harbors:
- a CDS encoding glycosyltransferase family 2 protein; this translates as MSIITLIYKLNQFFFFYMFLYAVVFFITTILSAFNLDDFFKRKKHMSQTVINNKGNYIPISILVPAYNEEVTIVDSILSLLNLDYPSFEIVIVNDGSKDKTVETVIDFFKLKKVSKPYRRMVESKEALGIYEGGEGIKIILVDKPNGGKSDALNMGINICSFPTFLCVDADSMLQSDALQRIVEPFLEDDTTVAVGGNIKISNHVAIENGQVLDVETPKKPIVIFQLIEYLRVFLNSRISLNGINGNLIISGAFGLYSKQAVINVGGYTNGLMGEDMEIVMKIHSYYRKNNLAYETSYVPDAICWTQVPEDLQTLKRQRRRWHVGLGQSLKMHKYMFLNPKYGLVGMISFPYFLFFEYITPFLEVIGIVTITLSYFLGVINLNFFLLYLLVYMGYNVVVSMISITIERYMFSATTSTAMTLKLILFSILESFGYRQMMSLFRIGNVFKKKNQWGEMTRKQGKKVTNP
- a CDS encoding HEAT repeat domain-containing protein, which produces MNKMTVYVAYASFILFVLLLFLVNAYFLISLNLDKRQDVRVEEKKEQLKAAYKNILEDKEKILASKELLKKSLDRKTNIEAFYYATKEYQAKTSHPEELLALLEETIDINKILKSGIVRKEYKESYALYLLAEFHLSNHQTGIFALSALTHHSLHVRNNALNVINKNRDITFFMDAVEIINSKRFYFNDKTITDFFDNYQGNQNEMHQLIYEKMDTYNLNLRKNIMNHFINVNEDHPAIKDKMLDLLQQTTDKEMIISTLRYFNKIVDQRVKADVLKSMESPDWEVRATSARVIRQYPGQDTVQMLKKGLTDVNYFVRYNSAESFLNLVDSELVLKEVIENEDRFARDTLLYFMNTKGLLSLQEYEDLLEENNKNKSREEVIMV